The DNA sequence CTCGTGGCGCTGCTCATCCTTGCCGCGGCGTGGCTGATCGGGATACCGGAAGCCCTCGGCGTTGCACGGCCGGCCACGATTCCCGTGGTGCTGGTGCTCGGCCTGCTGCTGGGGCGCTGGGCGCTGCGGTGGTTGTACGTGGTCCTGGCGATCGTGGCGGTGCTCGTCGCCGTCGCCGCCTGGACACCCGTCGTGCCGCAGCTGGCCGCACCGTTCGTGCGCAGTGACCGTGTGAACCTCGATTCGGTGGATGCCGTCTTCGTCTTCTCGGGCACCGTGAACTCACGCGGGCTGGTGATGGGCGAGGCGCTCGACCGTCTGCTCACCGGCATCGCGTTGCGGGCGCGCCGGCCGGCGCTGCCGCTGGTCGTCAGCAACGTGCGGGCGGACGAGCGCAGCACCGCTGCCGCGTCGGCGGCTGATCAGCGGGCGCTGATCGCACTCGTCCCTGCCAGCGGCCCGGTGGAGTGGATCGACTCAGTGGCCTCGACGCGGGACGAGGCCGTGCGCCTGACGCGCCGCGCATTCCAGGCCCGCTGGCGGCGTGTGGCGGTGGTCACCTCGCCGATGCACTCGCGCCGGGCCTGCGCCACGGTGGAGACCCTGGGCCTTGCCGTGACCTGCGTGGTGGCGCCGTGGCGCCCCTCCGGCTGGCCCGCGCGCGCACCGGCCGAGCGGCTGCTGGTGATGCGGCGCCTCACCTACGAGACGCTGGCATGGATCCAGTACCGGGTCACCGGCTGGGCGCACTGGTCGTGAGGGAATTCCGTGGCCTGGGGGTGCGGCGTCGGCAGCGACGGCCGGTCCCGGGGCGCTAGATTCCCGGCAGTGCGTCCCGATAGCTCAGCTGGTAGAGCAGCGGACTTTTAATCCGTAGGTCGTGGGTTCGATCCCCACTCGGGACATTCGCTGCGCCCCGTCACCGTCCACCCGGAACGCGGCCACCGCCTCGTGCAGCAACCGGGCGTCGTGCTGCAGCGACGCGGCCGCCGCGCTCCCCTCCTCGGAGGACGCCGCCACCGACTGCGTCACGAGGCTGATCTGCTCCACCGAGCCGCCGATCCGGCTCACGTCGTCGCGCTGTTGCGCCGTCGCCGCCGACACCTCGGCCATCACCGCGCTCACCCGCGCCGCCTGCGCGGCGATCTCCGCCAGCCGCGTCATCACCGCCTCGCGCAGCATCACGCCCTCGGCCGCACTGCGCGTGGATTCCTCGATCATCTCCGCCGTGCTGCGCGCCGCCTCCGCGCTGCGCATCGCGAGGCTCCGCACCTCGTCGGCCACCACCGCGAACCCGCGCCCCGCATCACCGGCGCGTGCCGCCTCCACCGCCGCGTTCAACGCCAGGATGTTCGTCTGGAACGCGATCGAGTCGATCGTGCGGATGATCCGCGCCGTCGCATCCGAGTTCGCCTTGATGCGTGCCATCGCCTCCGCCAGCGCCGTCATCGACGCCACGCCGGCCGCCGCGGTGCCCTCGGCACCGGCGGCCAGTGCACAGGCCTCCGACGCGCTCGCGCTCGTGCGCGCGGCGCGGCTCGTGAACTCCGCCAGGCTGGCGGAGACCTCCTCGATCGAGGCCGCCTGCTCCGAGGCACCCGCTGCCAGCACGCCACTGGCCTGGTTCAGCGCCTCAGAGGTCGACAGCACCGCCTCCCCCGACTCGATCACCGAGCGGATCGCCCGCGTCAACCCGTCCATCGCATCGTTGAAGAACCGCTGCACATCGGCGTTGCGCCCATGGAACGTCCCGTGCATGCGCGTCGTCAGGTCGCCCGCCGCGAGCCCACCCAGCGCACCACTCACGCCGTCGAGGAACGCCGTCTCCTCGCGAAGGATCGTCGTGATGCGCTCCTGGCGCGCCTCGGTCAACGCCTGGATCACGATCGCCATGTCCAGCTGCAGCATGCGCTCGAACGCGCGCTGGAACTCCTGCAGCTCCGCGACACTCGCCGCCTCCCGCGCCACCGCCGCGAACATGTGCTCCCGGATCACCTCGTACATCGCGATGAACCAGTTCGAGTCGAGGTCGATGCGCTCGTGCACCCGACCCACCACGCGGCGATAGTCCACGAACCGGTCATCCAGCCGCCCCTCGAACATCGCCTGCACGTAGCGCGTCACCAGCGGGCGCTGCCGCTCGACGCTGGTGTGCCGGCGGATGATGCCCTGCGTCTCGTCCTCACCGGCGATGTGGGCGTAGAACGCGTCGATCATCGTGTTGCAGGCGCCCATGCACGTCGCCTGCCAGCGGCGGATCACGCCCAGGTCGCGCGGGGTCAGGTGCAGGAAGGCGGCACGACGCCGCACGTCGGCATCGGAGAGCGCAATCACGCCCTCCGGCACGGACGGGAGGTCGGCTTTCGTGTTCGCGTGGCGACGAAGAAGGGCAAGCACCAAGGCGCACTCTCACATGGGGTCCGGATCCTGCTGGCCGTCGGGCGGCTACCGTGATGTATCGGCACCCGTATTAGCGAGCTGAAATCTCAGGACACGGGATGTCACCGCGTTGCCGGCCGCTGCGAGACCCGAGGCAACCCTTCCGCCGGCTTCCAGCCGAGCTCGGTGCTTCCGGCATCACCACCGACCATCCGGTCAGCCCAGTTCGCTGCGGGGTACCATCCTTGCATGGCGAGATATCAGGCGACCGCGTATCATCACAGGTCGCCCGTTTGTTCCACGACGAAACCCCTGCCCGGATTTCAATCATGCGTCGCTCCGTCTCCGTCTGTACCGCCCTGTTCGCCGTTGCCGCCCTCTCCGCCTGCAGCGGCGGCGCCACGGCCGCTGTCGATTCCACCGCCGCGGCCGCGGCCGCCTCGATGGACAGCGCCAAGGGCGCGATGGGTGCCATGGCCGACAGCGCCAAGGGTGCCATGGGCGCGATGGCCGACAGCGCCAAGGGCGCGATGGGTGCCATGGCCGACAGCGCCAAGGGCGCGATGGGCGCGATGGCCGACAGCACCAAGCAGGCCGCTGGCGCCGCGATGGAGAAGGCCGGCGCCGCTGCCGCCGAAGCCGGCAAGAAGATCAAGCCGTAATCGTTGCCCGGTGGCAGAAGGCGCCCCGCGAGCTGAGCTCGCGGGGCGCCTTTCGCTTTCTCCGGAACCGCGCTGGATCGCCCCCCGGCTAGCGCGACACCGGCACCGCCGTCACCGCCGCGTCCGGCCCTGCCGCGCGCACCACCAGCGCCTTGCGCCGAAGCAGCCGCCCCAGCGCCACGGCACTCGCCAGCGCGAGCACGCCCTCCAGCACACCCACCAGCAGGAAGATCTGGTCGTAGTTCACCGCGCCGCCCGCGTCGCGCAGCACCGAGACCAGCACCCCGCCCAGCGCCGGCCC is a window from the Gemmatimonadaceae bacterium genome containing:
- a CDS encoding YdcF family protein → MAPIARFRQSAELPSQGALVALLILAAAWLIGIPEALGVARPATIPVVLVLGLLLGRWALRWLYVVLAIVAVLVAVAAWTPVVPQLAAPFVRSDRVNLDSVDAVFVFSGTVNSRGLVMGEALDRLLTGIALRARRPALPLVVSNVRADERSTAAASAADQRALIALVPASGPVEWIDSVASTRDEAVRLTRRAFQARWRRVAVVTSPMHSRRACATVETLGLAVTCVVAPWRPSGWPARAPAERLLVMRRLTYETLAWIQYRVTGWAHWS